The Streptomyces sp. NBC_01775 genome includes a region encoding these proteins:
- a CDS encoding xanthine dehydrogenase family protein molybdopterin-binding subunit has translation MTSTIPERTQAKGAVGTAHTRVEGRDKVTGAARYAADIPFAELAHGSLVLSTIVRGRIRAVDDAAVLAMPGVLAVLHHDNAPRVRTDYGSIMGMVPDPTVGAFQNDRVPHEGWPVALVVAETPEQARAGAEALVVRYEQEPHDAAFAGDRSDAQPMGGVMPPTTGKGDLAAGLAASAFVVDAEYTTPEEHHNPMEPHAAAARWDDGRLEVVDSNQGAAWVAADLANLFSLDPAAVRVRSEHVGGGFGSKTVRVHQVAAVMAATVLRRPVRVAMTRRQMFTLTGHRSPTAQRVRLGADAEGRLRALEHRSVSRTSAVYDFAEPAAAAGRSLYDAEAHHTDVRVVHLDVPTPTSMRAPGMAPGAFALESALDELAEKCGVDPIALRVRNEPETGPVTGLPFAGRNLIGCFEEGARRFGWADRDPRPGLRREGRWLLGTGTAAATFHAFALPSTAAVTAWADGTFTVRIAAADIGTGARTALTLVAADALAVEPERVQVRIADSDFGLAWVAGGSAGTSSWVWAITPAAREIRERLALGVDIPPEGLTVRSDSAEALAALAPAERHSYGAQFAEVAVDTATGEVRVRRMLGMFAAGRIVNPLTARSQLTGGMIWGISMALHEEALRDQTSGGIVGADLAGYHFAANADVDRVEADWVDDPVPGDPVGIKGVGEIGVVGAAAAVANAVWHATGVRQRNLPIRPDRVLAATEQRRA, from the coding sequence ATGACCTCCACCATTCCCGAACGTACACAGGCGAAGGGCGCCGTCGGCACCGCGCACACCCGCGTCGAGGGACGGGACAAGGTCACCGGCGCCGCGCGGTACGCGGCCGACATCCCCTTCGCCGAACTCGCCCACGGCAGCCTGGTGCTGTCCACCATCGTCCGTGGCCGCATCCGCGCCGTCGACGACGCCGCCGTGCTCGCGATGCCCGGTGTCCTCGCCGTACTGCACCATGACAACGCGCCGCGCGTCCGCACGGATTACGGCAGCATCATGGGCATGGTGCCCGACCCGACCGTCGGCGCCTTCCAGAACGACCGTGTGCCGCACGAGGGCTGGCCCGTCGCCCTTGTCGTCGCCGAGACGCCCGAGCAGGCCAGGGCAGGCGCCGAAGCGCTGGTCGTACGCTACGAACAGGAGCCGCACGACGCGGCGTTCGCCGGGGACCGCTCCGACGCCCAGCCGATGGGCGGCGTCATGCCCCCGACAACGGGCAAGGGTGATCTGGCGGCAGGGCTCGCCGCGTCCGCCTTCGTCGTCGACGCGGAATACACCACCCCCGAAGAGCACCACAACCCGATGGAACCGCATGCGGCGGCAGCGCGCTGGGACGACGGCAGGCTGGAGGTCGTCGACTCCAACCAGGGCGCCGCCTGGGTCGCGGCGGACCTCGCGAACCTGTTCTCGCTCGATCCGGCCGCGGTACGGGTCCGCTCCGAACATGTCGGCGGGGGCTTCGGCTCCAAGACCGTCCGGGTGCACCAGGTGGCGGCGGTGATGGCGGCCACCGTGCTGCGGCGGCCGGTCCGCGTGGCGATGACCCGCCGGCAGATGTTCACGCTCACCGGCCACCGCAGCCCCACCGCGCAGCGGGTCAGGCTCGGCGCCGACGCGGAGGGCCGGCTGCGCGCGCTGGAGCACCGCTCCGTCAGCCGGACCTCCGCCGTCTACGATTTCGCCGAGCCGGCCGCCGCGGCCGGCCGGTCCCTGTACGACGCCGAAGCGCACCACACCGACGTCCGGGTCGTCCACCTCGACGTCCCCACCCCGACGTCCATGCGCGCACCGGGTATGGCCCCCGGGGCCTTCGCCCTGGAGTCGGCGCTCGACGAACTCGCTGAGAAGTGCGGTGTCGACCCGATCGCCCTGCGGGTACGCAACGAACCCGAGACAGGCCCGGTGACCGGACTGCCGTTCGCGGGCCGCAACCTGATCGGCTGCTTCGAGGAGGGCGCCCGCAGGTTCGGCTGGGCCGACCGTGATCCCCGGCCCGGACTGCGCCGCGAAGGACGGTGGCTGCTCGGCACCGGCACCGCAGCCGCCACCTTCCACGCGTTCGCGCTCCCGTCCACGGCGGCGGTCACGGCCTGGGCCGACGGAACGTTCACCGTCCGGATCGCTGCCGCCGACATCGGCACCGGAGCCCGGACGGCGCTCACCCTCGTCGCGGCCGACGCACTCGCCGTCGAGCCCGAACGGGTCCAGGTCCGCATCGCGGACAGCGACTTCGGGCTCGCGTGGGTGGCGGGCGGCTCGGCGGGCACCAGCTCCTGGGTGTGGGCCATCACACCGGCCGCCCGGGAAATCAGGGAGCGCCTCGCGCTCGGCGTGGACATCCCGCCGGAGGGCCTCACCGTGCGCTCGGACAGCGCCGAGGCTCTCGCCGCGCTCGCACCGGCCGAGCGCCACTCCTATGGAGCCCAGTTCGCCGAGGTCGCCGTGGACACCGCGACCGGCGAGGTACGCGTGCGGCGCATGCTCGGCATGTTCGCCGCGGGCCGTATCGTCAACCCGCTCACGGCGCGCAGCCAGTTGACCGGCGGGATGATCTGGGGCATCTCCATGGCCCTGCACGAGGAAGCGCTGCGGGACCAGACCTCGGGCGGCATCGTCGGCGCCGACCTCGCGGGCTACCACTTCGCCGCCAACGCCGACGTGGACCGCGTCGAGGCGGACTGGGTGGACGACCCCGTCCCGGGCGACCCGGTCGGCATCAAGGGGGTAGGTGAGATCGGCGTCGTGGGCGCCGCCGCTGCCGTCGCCAACGCGGTGTGGCACGCGACGGGCGTCCGGCAGCGGAACTTGCCCATCCGCCCTGACCGGGTGCTCGCGGCCACAGAGCAGCGACGTGCTTGA
- a CDS encoding FAD binding domain-containing protein yields the protein MREFSYRRATDAAGAVALLDADPRARFLGGGTNLVDLMKAGVERPERLVDIRELPLDGIEPTDDGGLRIGATVTNSDLAAHPDVRRRYPALAQAVLAGASGQLRNMATVGGNLLQRTRCGYFTDLSRPCNKREPGSGCPAIAGEHHNHAILGASEHCVAVHPSDMGVALAAFDAVVTYETAQGPGESALADFHLPVGDTPHKETALPPGALITGVTLPPAPVAARSRYRKVRERASYAFAVGSIAAALDVRGGVVREVRLAYGAVASRPWRARKAEEFLRGEAADAESFAAAADAELADARPLAHNGYKVTLLRNLTVAALTELAEEGEA from the coding sequence ATGAGGGAGTTCAGCTACCGGAGGGCGACCGATGCCGCAGGCGCGGTAGCACTGCTGGACGCCGATCCGCGGGCCCGCTTCCTCGGTGGCGGTACCAATCTCGTCGACCTCATGAAGGCCGGCGTCGAGCGCCCGGAGCGGCTCGTCGACATCCGCGAGCTGCCGCTCGACGGCATCGAGCCCACGGACGACGGTGGCCTGCGCATCGGCGCGACCGTCACCAACAGCGACCTCGCGGCACACCCCGACGTCCGCCGCCGTTACCCGGCGTTGGCTCAGGCCGTCCTGGCCGGGGCTTCGGGGCAGTTGCGCAACATGGCCACGGTCGGCGGCAATCTGCTGCAACGCACCCGCTGCGGCTACTTCACCGACCTCAGCCGGCCCTGCAACAAGCGGGAGCCCGGCAGCGGCTGCCCCGCGATCGCCGGCGAGCACCACAACCACGCGATCCTGGGCGCCTCGGAGCACTGCGTGGCCGTGCATCCCTCCGACATGGGGGTCGCGCTCGCGGCGTTCGACGCGGTCGTGACGTATGAAACAGCGCAGGGACCGGGCGAGTCGGCGCTCGCCGACTTCCATCTCCCGGTGGGCGACACCCCGCACAAGGAGACAGCGCTGCCGCCGGGTGCGCTGATCACCGGTGTCACGCTGCCTCCTGCTCCCGTCGCGGCCCGGTCCCGCTACCGGAAGGTGCGCGAGCGCGCCTCGTACGCCTTCGCCGTCGGGTCCATCGCCGCGGCACTCGATGTGCGAGGCGGTGTCGTACGAGAGGTGCGGCTGGCCTACGGCGCCGTGGCGTCCCGGCCCTGGCGGGCACGGAAGGCCGAGGAGTTCCTGCGTGGGGAGGCGGCCGACGCCGAGAGCTTCGCCGCCGCGGCGGACGCCGAGCTGGCGGACGCCAGGCCGCTCGCCCACAACGGCTACAAGGTGACGCTGCTGCGCAATCTCACCGTGGCCGCCTTGACCGAGCTCGCCGAGGAGGGAGAGGCCTGA
- a CDS encoding 2Fe-2S iron-sulfur cluster-binding protein, whose protein sequence is MNPPDSSDSSTQSAITLHINGEKHALTVDHRTTLLDALRERLDLTGTKKGCDHGQCGACTVLVDGRRSVACLQLAIGTEEREVTTIEGFAEQGELHPVQQAFLDFDGFQCGYCTPGQICSAIGVIEEHAAGWPSAVTGDVRPEAGPPPLSPEEIRERMSGNLCRCGAYVSIVQAVGHAAAEHPAAEREANEEAAA, encoded by the coding sequence ATGAATCCACCCGACTCCTCCGACTCGTCGACGCAGAGTGCCATCACGTTGCACATCAACGGTGAGAAGCACGCGCTGACCGTCGACCACCGCACCACCCTGCTCGACGCCCTGCGCGAGCGCCTCGATCTGACCGGCACCAAGAAGGGCTGCGACCACGGTCAGTGCGGAGCCTGCACCGTCCTTGTCGACGGCCGCAGGTCCGTCGCCTGTCTGCAACTCGCCATCGGCACCGAAGAGCGGGAGGTCACCACCATCGAAGGGTTCGCCGAGCAGGGCGAATTGCACCCCGTGCAGCAGGCGTTCCTCGATTTCGACGGCTTCCAGTGCGGCTACTGCACTCCTGGGCAGATCTGCTCGGCCATCGGCGTGATCGAGGAGCACGCGGCCGGCTGGCCGAGCGCCGTCACCGGCGACGTACGGCCCGAAGCGGGTCCGCCGCCGCTCTCGCCCGAGGAGATCCGGGAGCGGATGAGCGGCAATCTGTGCCGCTGCGGCGCGTACGTGTCGATCGTTCAGGCTGTCGGACATGCCGCGGCCGAGCACCCTGCGGCCGAGCGCGAGGCGAACGAGGAGGCGGCGGCATGA
- a CDS encoding TetR/AcrR family transcriptional regulator, whose translation MGRQQRPEQAASGQEQQAANDQAQSAGPKRSDALRNRERILEVALAELTRAPNVPLSSIARKAGVGQGTFYRNFPSREALILEIYSHEMTQVVQSATELLASRAPDAALRAWMDRLAEFALAKAGLADAIHKALSATGSEKPPPAELMAAAGLLLRAGEEAGTLRPGVTPDDFLLAITGLFTIEPDEHWKERSTRLLDLVMNGLRAGARNSPHAN comes from the coding sequence ATGGGCCGGCAGCAGCGACCCGAGCAGGCAGCGAGCGGACAGGAGCAGCAAGCGGCGAACGATCAAGCACAGTCGGCGGGACCGAAGCGCTCGGATGCTCTGCGCAATCGCGAGCGGATCCTGGAAGTCGCGCTGGCCGAACTGACGCGGGCCCCGAATGTCCCGCTGAGTTCGATCGCCCGGAAGGCGGGCGTCGGCCAGGGCACCTTCTACCGCAACTTCCCGAGCCGCGAGGCGCTCATCCTGGAGATCTACAGCCATGAGATGACTCAAGTGGTGCAAAGCGCCACCGAGTTGCTCGCGTCCCGGGCACCCGACGCGGCGCTGCGCGCCTGGATGGACCGGCTCGCCGAGTTCGCGCTGGCCAAGGCCGGCCTCGCGGACGCGATCCACAAGGCCCTCAGCGCAACCGGGAGCGAGAAGCCCCCGCCGGCCGAACTGATGGCCGCGGCCGGACTCCTGCTCCGCGCGGGCGAGGAAGCGGGCACCCTCCGTCCGGGCGTGACCCCGGACGACTTCCTCCTCGCGATCACCGGCCTGTTCACCATCGAGCCCGACGAGCACTGGAAGGAACGCTCCACCCGGCTCCTCGACCTGGTGATGAACGGCCTCCGCGCAGGGGCGCGGAACTCCCCTCACGCGAACTGA
- a CDS encoding ArsR/SmtB family transcription factor yields the protein MLTVASDIEVLARFGRALADPIRCRILLALRDAPAYPSDLADALGISRTRLSNHLACLRDCGLAVALPDGRRTRYELADERLGHALDDLRTAVVAVDSDRTCPDAATKGCC from the coding sequence GTGCTGACTGTTGCCTCCGACATCGAGGTGCTGGCCCGGTTCGGCCGTGCGCTCGCCGACCCGATCCGCTGCCGCATCCTGCTCGCCCTGCGCGATGCCCCCGCCTACCCCTCCGACCTCGCCGATGCCCTCGGCATCTCCCGCACCAGGCTGTCGAACCACCTGGCGTGCCTGCGTGACTGCGGCCTGGCCGTCGCCCTCCCCGACGGGCGCCGTACCCGCTACGAGCTGGCCGACGAGCGCCTCGGTCACGCACTGGACGACTTGCGCACGGCCGTGGTCGCCGTCGATTCCGACCGCACCTGCCCGGACGCCGCCACGAAGGGGTGCTGCTGA
- a CDS encoding cation transporter: MAAEISLSLGPSPARRDALARRIRLLVAATIAYNVIEATVALTAGALASSTALVGFGLDSVIEVSSATAVAWQFSTADHQVRDAREKTTLRIIAVSFFALATYVTVDAVRALTGSGEAEHSLPGIILAALSLAVMPFLSAAQRRAGHELGSASAVADSKQTLLCTYLSAVLLIGLLLNTALGWSWADPLAALTIAGVAVKEGRDAWKGKGCCAAPASATPAETTTAACDCPPGCGCCTPAEGNQE; encoded by the coding sequence ATGGCCGCCGAGATATCCCTCTCCCTCGGCCCGAGCCCAGCTCGTCGCGATGCGCTCGCCCGCCGGATACGGCTGCTGGTCGCCGCGACCATCGCCTACAACGTCATCGAAGCCACCGTGGCCCTCACGGCCGGCGCCCTGGCCTCCTCCACCGCACTCGTCGGTTTCGGCCTGGACTCCGTCATCGAGGTTTCCTCGGCCACGGCGGTCGCCTGGCAGTTCTCCACGGCCGACCACCAGGTCCGCGATGCCCGGGAGAAGACCACCCTGCGGATCATCGCCGTCTCCTTCTTCGCTCTCGCCACCTACGTCACCGTCGATGCCGTGCGGGCCCTCACCGGCAGCGGCGAGGCTGAGCACTCCCTCCCCGGCATCATCCTGGCCGCACTGTCCCTGGCCGTCATGCCGTTCCTGTCCGCCGCCCAGCGCCGCGCCGGACACGAACTCGGCTCCGCCAGCGCGGTCGCGGACTCCAAACAGACCCTGCTGTGCACCTACCTGTCCGCCGTCCTCCTCATCGGACTCCTCCTCAACACCGCCCTCGGCTGGAGCTGGGCCGACCCCCTCGCCGCCCTCACCATCGCCGGCGTCGCCGTCAAAGAGGGCCGCGACGCCTGGAAAGGCAAAGGCTGCTGCGCCGCCCCCGCCTCAGCGACGCCGGCCGAGACCACAACGGCCGCGTGCGACTGCCCTCCCGGCTGCGGCTGCTGCACCCCGGCAGAAGGGAACCAGGAGTGA
- a CDS encoding methyltransferase family protein, whose protein sequence is MNAWAWTALLLHLGWTAFAFGVRAAQQRHRTGDAGFRGISGRPGQPSWWAGVLFVAALLGGLASPTAALAGLPPLPGTDAPALHWSGLAITLAGLAGTVAAQTNMGTSWRVGVDPGERTALVTDGLFAHVRNPVFTAMATASLGLTLIVPNWVSLTALAALVIAIQLQVRVVEEPYLTAVHDPDYAGYTTRTGRFLPGIGRRTP, encoded by the coding sequence GTGAACGCCTGGGCATGGACCGCGCTGCTCCTCCACCTCGGCTGGACAGCCTTCGCCTTCGGCGTTCGCGCCGCCCAGCAGCGACACCGCACCGGCGACGCGGGCTTCCGTGGCATCTCCGGCCGCCCCGGCCAGCCCTCCTGGTGGGCCGGAGTACTGTTCGTCGCCGCCTTGCTCGGCGGCCTCGCCTCGCCGACAGCCGCCCTCGCCGGGCTTCCCCCTCTGCCCGGAACCGACGCCCCCGCCCTGCACTGGTCAGGACTGGCGATCACGCTTGCGGGGCTGGCGGGCACCGTCGCGGCCCAGACGAACATGGGTACCTCCTGGCGCGTGGGCGTGGACCCCGGCGAGCGCACCGCACTGGTCACCGACGGGTTGTTCGCACATGTACGCAACCCGGTCTTCACCGCCATGGCCACAGCCTCGCTCGGCCTCACCCTGATCGTGCCCAACTGGGTCTCCCTCACCGCCCTGGCCGCGCTGGTCATCGCCATCCAACTCCAGGTCCGCGTCGTGGAAGAGCCCTACCTCACAGCCGTCCACGACCCGGACTACGCCGGCTACACCACCCGCACCGGACGCTTCCTCCCCGGCATCGGCCGCCGAACTCCCTGA
- a CDS encoding cation-translocating P-type ATPase C-terminal domain-containing protein encodes MCQIGTAMAARTDHASLRRVGLLSNPLPLMDIAFEVAFTAALVRTPPPQAVFGTAPPPANILGLLLAFPFLVSGPDAIPPVPPTQPRRIPGGAGPWRPGRGCHRAGEHGHAAGDEGPFLASAARAPVLVHGRSDDQGGDDDRHCQQGGVHGGLPCQRSVVSARW; translated from the coding sequence ATGTGCCAGATCGGCACCGCGATGGCCGCCCGCACCGACCACGCCTCACTGCGGCGGGTCGGCCTGCTCTCCAACCCCTTGCCGCTGATGGATATCGCCTTCGAAGTGGCGTTCACGGCCGCACTGGTCCGGACGCCGCCGCCTCAGGCGGTATTCGGCACGGCCCCACCGCCCGCCAACATCCTCGGGCTGCTGCTCGCTTTCCCGTTCCTGGTCTCGGGGCCCGACGCGATCCCGCCGGTCCCGCCCACGCAACCGCGTCGTATCCCGGGTGGTGCCGGCCCTTGGCGCCCAGGCAGAGGCTGTCACCGCGCCGGAGAGCATGGCCACGCCGCCGGTGACGAAGGCCCATTCCTGGCGAGCGCTGCCAGGGCTCCTGTTCTCGTTCACGGCCGTTCTGATGACCAGGGCGGCGACGATGATCGCCACTGTCAGCAGGGAGGCGTCCATGGAGGGCTTCCCTGTCAGCGTTCGGTGGTGTCGGCTCGCTGGTAG
- the nhaA gene encoding Na+/H+ antiporter NhaA yields MAPAPRERSPFLGLLPLPERNAVVRALRTETVGGLVLLAAAVVALVWANTPWSGAYEQIRDFHFGIPALGLDLSVGHWTADGLLAIFFLVAGIELKRELVVGELRTPATAALPVIAALCGMAVPAALYAATATVGGGSLEGWAVPMATDIAFALAVLAVLSTHLPASLRAFLLTLAVVDDLGAILIIAIFFTSDLNFAALGGAFVGLAVIYVLQRFRVRGWWWYVPIGVVTWALMYNGGVHATVAGVAIGLILRTTRDKGETASPAEQTSHLLHPVSAGVVVPLFALFAAGVGVSGAALGEVFTRPEPLGVVLGLVIGKTLGIFAGTYLAARFTRAKLNPDLAWADVFALAVLAGIGFTVALLIGELAFPDPAASEHVKAAVLTGSLLAAGSAALLIKRRNGIYRRLYEEETRDDDHDGIPDIYQRADTTER; encoded by the coding sequence ATGGCTCCCGCCCCACGCGAGCGTTCCCCCTTCCTCGGCCTGCTCCCTCTCCCGGAGCGCAACGCCGTAGTACGGGCACTGAGGACGGAGACCGTCGGCGGGCTGGTGCTCCTCGCCGCCGCCGTCGTGGCGCTGGTGTGGGCGAACACCCCGTGGAGCGGGGCCTACGAGCAGATTCGCGACTTTCACTTCGGCATTCCGGCCCTCGGCCTGGACCTCTCGGTCGGACACTGGACCGCAGACGGACTGCTGGCCATCTTCTTCCTGGTCGCCGGCATAGAGCTCAAGCGCGAACTGGTCGTCGGAGAGCTGCGCACCCCCGCCACCGCCGCACTGCCGGTCATCGCCGCTCTCTGCGGCATGGCCGTGCCCGCCGCCCTCTACGCCGCCACGGCCACGGTCGGCGGAGGCAGCCTTGAGGGCTGGGCCGTGCCGATGGCCACCGACATCGCCTTCGCGCTCGCCGTCCTCGCCGTCCTCAGCACCCACCTGCCCGCGTCACTGCGGGCCTTCCTGCTCACTCTCGCCGTCGTCGACGACCTCGGCGCGATCCTGATCATCGCGATCTTCTTCACCAGCGACCTGAACTTCGCCGCCCTCGGCGGGGCCTTCGTCGGACTGGCCGTCATCTACGTCCTCCAGCGCTTCCGTGTGCGCGGCTGGTGGTGGTACGTCCCGATCGGCGTCGTCACCTGGGCGCTGATGTACAACGGCGGCGTCCACGCCACCGTCGCCGGCGTCGCGATCGGTCTGATCCTGCGCACCACCCGCGACAAGGGTGAGACCGCATCCCCCGCCGAGCAGACCTCCCACCTGCTCCACCCCGTCTCCGCAGGCGTCGTGGTCCCGCTGTTCGCGCTCTTCGCCGCCGGTGTCGGCGTCTCGGGCGCGGCCCTGGGGGAAGTCTTCACCCGCCCGGAGCCCCTGGGCGTGGTGCTGGGCCTCGTCATCGGCAAGACCCTGGGCATCTTCGCCGGAACCTATCTGGCCGCCCGGTTCACCCGGGCCAAGCTGAACCCCGACCTGGCCTGGGCGGACGTGTTCGCACTCGCGGTACTGGCCGGAATCGGCTTCACCGTCGCCCTGCTCATCGGCGAACTCGCCTTCCCCGACCCGGCCGCCTCCGAGCACGTCAAAGCCGCCGTCCTGACCGGCTCCCTCCTCGCCGCCGGCTCGGCGGCCCTCCTCATCAAACGGCGCAACGGCATCTACCGCCGCCTGTACGAGGAGGAGACCCGCGACGACGACCACGACGGCATCCCGGACATCTACCAGCGAGCCGACACCACCGAACGCTGA
- a CDS encoding alanine/glycine:cation symporter family protein: MSLDSMTTSVDEAVSGFFEPIATWLGEVVFYAVPVAGTELPLIVAWLVVAGLVFTAWFGLVQVRKFKLAVDVVRGKYDEKGSAGEVNHFQALTAAVSGTVGLGNIAGVAVAVSIGGAGATFWMVLCGLLGMATKFVEVTLGVKYREVHADGTVSGGPMHYLPKGLGDRFGKNGKTFGKLLAVLASFMILFFGLFGGNLFQVNQSYVQLVSVTGGEDGALGSSAGALFFGILIAALVGIVLLGGIRSIANVTSKLVPAMAGIYIVACLTVILVNASAVPAAIGTIIEGAFNPEGVAGGVLGALIIGFKRAAFSNEAGLGSAPIAHSAVKTKHPASEGLVALLEPFIDTVLICTMTALTIVIAKPDSWKVGNAEAEGVTVTSDAFETVLPWFPYILTVAVLLFAISTVLTWGYYGLKAWSYLFGRSKTSEITYKVVYTLFAVAGSLLTLQTLIDMADAVLFTLAVINIIGLYLLAPVVKRELNSFLEFVRARDAGETVEDEDQESEKTTV, translated from the coding sequence GTGTCACTCGACTCCATGACCACGTCCGTTGACGAAGCCGTCAGCGGATTCTTCGAGCCAATAGCCACCTGGCTCGGGGAAGTCGTCTTCTACGCCGTCCCCGTAGCCGGTACGGAGCTGCCTCTCATCGTCGCCTGGCTCGTCGTGGCCGGCCTGGTCTTCACCGCCTGGTTCGGGCTGGTCCAGGTCCGCAAGTTCAAGCTCGCCGTCGATGTGGTGCGCGGAAAGTACGACGAGAAGGGGTCGGCCGGTGAGGTCAACCACTTCCAGGCGCTGACCGCCGCCGTCTCCGGCACCGTCGGTCTGGGCAACATCGCCGGAGTGGCCGTCGCCGTCTCCATCGGTGGCGCCGGCGCCACCTTCTGGATGGTCCTCTGCGGCCTGCTGGGCATGGCCACCAAGTTCGTCGAGGTCACCCTGGGCGTGAAGTACCGCGAGGTGCACGCCGACGGCACCGTGTCCGGCGGCCCGATGCACTACCTGCCCAAGGGGCTGGGCGACCGCTTCGGAAAGAACGGGAAGACCTTCGGCAAGCTCCTCGCGGTTCTCGCCTCCTTCATGATCCTGTTCTTCGGTCTCTTCGGCGGCAACCTCTTCCAGGTCAACCAGTCCTACGTCCAGCTCGTCTCCGTCACCGGCGGCGAGGACGGCGCACTGGGTTCGTCCGCCGGCGCCCTGTTCTTCGGCATCCTGATCGCCGCGCTCGTCGGCATCGTGCTGCTCGGCGGTATCCGCTCGATCGCCAACGTGACCAGCAAGCTCGTGCCCGCCATGGCCGGTATCTACATCGTGGCCTGCCTGACCGTCATCCTGGTCAACGCGTCCGCCGTGCCCGCCGCGATCGGCACCATCATCGAGGGCGCCTTCAACCCGGAGGGTGTCGCGGGCGGTGTCCTGGGCGCGCTGATCATCGGCTTCAAGCGGGCCGCCTTCTCCAACGAGGCCGGGCTCGGTTCCGCCCCCATCGCTCACTCCGCGGTCAAGACCAAGCACCCCGCCAGCGAGGGCCTGGTCGCCCTGCTGGAGCCGTTCATCGACACCGTCCTCATCTGCACGATGACCGCGCTGACCATCGTCATCGCAAAGCCTGACAGCTGGAAGGTCGGCAACGCCGAAGCCGAGGGCGTCACCGTCACCTCCGACGCCTTCGAGACCGTCCTGCCCTGGTTCCCCTACATCCTGACCGTCGCGGTGCTGCTCTTCGCCATCTCCACCGTGCTGACCTGGGGCTACTACGGCCTCAAGGCATGGTCGTACCTCTTCGGCCGCAGCAAGACCAGCGAGATCACCTACAAGGTCGTCTACACCCTGTTCGCCGTAGCGGGCTCCCTGCTGACCCTTCAGACGCTCATCGACATGGCCGACGCCGTGCTCTTCACACTGGCCGTCATCAACATCATCGGCCTCTACCTCCTCGCACCGGTCGTCAAGCGCGAGCTGAACTCGTTCCTGGAGTTCGTCCGCGCCCGCGACGCCGGTGAAACGGTCGAGGACGAGGACCAGGAGTCGGAGAAGACCACCGTCTGA
- a CDS encoding zinc ribbon domain-containing protein produces the protein MPTAHFQAAQAQQERRRNIAGVERMVAPTKRSYALRGLLRCGHCDRKMQGNYNNGLPNYRCRYPAEYARSASLPHPLTVYVREGALLPALDAWIARTFAPGRLKQPLQALHQAQSVTTPAPGPALEVARRTLADCDRRIDRYRAAIDAGTNPALVTEWINKATADRNAAQRQIAAAATATPERKAPLYAAFGLSLTYGHSKRAVTVESRPESACTACAYGACPREDVDRYPTNRAIGGRTALAIGRTAGSWTDVIPTASNVETERQT, from the coding sequence GTGCCGACGGCCCACTTCCAGGCGGCCCAGGCCCAACAGGAACGCCGTCGCAACATCGCGGGCGTGGAGCGCATGGTCGCACCGACCAAACGCAGCTACGCACTTCGCGGCCTGCTGCGCTGCGGACACTGCGACCGCAAGATGCAGGGCAACTACAACAACGGCCTCCCCAACTACCGCTGCCGCTACCCCGCCGAATACGCCCGGAGCGCGTCCCTCCCCCACCCCCTGACCGTCTACGTCCGCGAGGGCGCGCTCCTCCCCGCACTCGACGCGTGGATCGCCCGCACCTTCGCCCCCGGCCGCCTCAAGCAGCCCCTCCAGGCCCTGCACCAGGCCCAGAGCGTGACCACCCCCGCCCCCGGTCCCGCGCTGGAAGTCGCCCGTCGCACCCTCGCCGACTGCGACCGCCGCATCGACCGCTACCGCGCCGCCATCGACGCCGGAACGAACCCGGCACTCGTCACCGAGTGGATCAACAAGGCAACAGCCGACCGCAACGCCGCCCAACGCCAGATCGCCGCCGCCGCGACAGCCACCCCCGAGCGCAAAGCCCCGCTCTACGCGGCCTTCGGGCTGTCCCTCACCTACGGCCACAGCAAAAGGGCCGTGACTGTGGAGTCACGGCCCGAGAGCGCGTGTACGGCATGTGCGTACGGTGCGTGTCCGAGGGAGGACGTGGACCGATACCCCACGAATCGTGCTATTGGCGGCAGAACTGCCCTTGCTATAGGCCGCACGGCCGGGTCGTGGACCGATGTAATCCCGACCGCGTCAAACGTTGAAACTGAACGTCAAACCTAA